A genomic segment from Streptomyces sp. NBC_01233 encodes:
- a CDS encoding SDR family NAD(P)-dependent oxidoreductase — protein MRVQRESEPWPAGAAGGPRRAGISAFGAGGSNAHVIVEEFQQQTPATEGASTAGPQVVLLSARTPQALRELAERYAEPTAGDPLDAVADVAEAAGLAGADPEAELDELGLDVADLRRLARVLADRFPGRAPHVDARSTLAGLAEAVSAGAGREASLADIAYTTQIGREPLEERLAVVASDTAGLRTALHAFLAGSPAPGLHRGTVSGQRPAGDPLAAGPLPADPSAWARSWAEGAAPDWRALHRDRQPRKVELPQYPFARVRCWVDVPAPRPAALPSAGAAAEPRVETLPLDVPTWEAVPAPTAPPAPDGAVVVLHAPARAGLARELAARHEGAVLAELGTQLGVTPRLVYVLTGPTDTTDTTDTTADEAGRVARAEDAGVKALAPYARAWSREHTLDWVIVTTGAAAPPGRSVTDPYAAGITGFARVMENEHRGWSVACVDLDPAHASAALLAPEPRGTRVAYTGTVRHTQVLRPAPAADGPVPLRRGGTYVIVGGARGIGLAIARRLVEDWDAHVVLVGRSELADPALGGRIRYARADATDPGRLAAVLDEAGPVHGVVHAALVRRDRLVRDLTDTDLAQSLAAKSGVAAALADALRGRNPDFLVFFSSAQSFLGDPGLANYAAGSTFLDAYAHALDARLPYPVRAVDWGFWGTVGAVADDTHRDRLTAAGFRSITPRSGFAALVETLRRPAPQSVVVPGTEALRERMAANRKTESTDVTPTSGRPNAADLRVVEDFHALDRQMTRIAGGALLALLDDLGTWHGPDPDADEVLRRVGVTPRYERLLRTVLDALVGDGLLTADAGRLRPAPDALAGARAGGHLGQLAALADAHPESAVFVRLLALCLERYPELLRGELLATDLLFPSSGTSLMERVYRGNPISDLYNDLLTRRLVAHVEERLAGLPADATVRILEVGSGTGGTSAGLLRALAPYGGRLAYWYTDLSVTFLAHGRQEFGARYPFLRFKRLDLDTDPVVQGFDEGGFDLVVGANVLHATSDVGRALRHLRRVLRTGGELLLNELTTVTLSGTLTYGLFDGWWAHGDTGLRLPGSPLLDVSGWTGVLGEAGYEAVTASPDSARTTRNFQHVLVARAAAGATAPAGTRATGTTPATGSTQVTGTGQATGAATAAFTDTLLDLTSDASGIPVGELDLDRQIGDYGFDSVSYNLLASRLNEALDLDVTPALFYETPTLRALADRLARDHRTALPATALPAPRAPEDRPATASAARPVDPEAIAVIGMSGRMPGSADLGEFWDHLVDGDDLVTDVPADRWDRHALPEGVHAGRGGFIHDVDRFDPLFFGISPHEAEGMDPQQRLVLEGVWTALEDAGLAPGSLAGADVGLFVGAGSSDYDEIRKAAGLAVDAHAATATAHSILVNRVSYQLDLHGPSEPVNTGCSSSLVAIHRAAESIRSGECDIAVAGGVNLVLSPHNHVLLSSTGMLSPTGRCRTFDARADGFVRGEGYGFVVLARAERAQGRQVRAWLRGSAVNHGGRARSLTAPNPAAQAAMIVRAHERAGTDPATLGYLETHGTGTELGDPVEINGLRLAFDELLSRRGTPPPAEPYCAIGAVKANIGHLESAAGAAGVIKVLLAMEHGVQPPLAGLREQNPHLRLDGSPFQLLRSARAWPLPAAGPRRAGVSSFGYGGVNAHVVLEEAGAAPEVRRPHGPWVFPLSARTPHALRRYAAALLAAVERADRTPELADVAHTLQHGRDAMAERLAVTAADRSTLVAALKAAADGADHSALARPAGGTDADRWVAGDAVDWPAGGVSIPLPTYPFERRRCWVAPVASPGPEADAAAPAAAVPVPASTATASAPPVRAGAYAPRRQPVADVALRGPVTGPVWVLGPAELPGAEVHRIGAAPLESLPTPVAVHAVVEGERGVLDLFRIVHHLQARPGAGGELALTVVTRAATDPASAAALGLARSVRSECERWRVATVDIGPEDPTAVPVATPGDYALQAGRWYREVLQPVDATAGAAPVLREGGTYVIVGGTGDVGLDIAEQLVRRHRARVVLVGRSAPDVDRAARIRALDPSGTRVEVHRADACEPGRIRAVLDRVGVVHGVLHSVTVPSDRSLAAMDEEWFLRAMAAKSRTTEALAEALGDRRPDFLALFSSVQSFLGNPGQAAYAAGCTAQDAIGRALAARLPYPVRVVNWGAWSGSALTERHLGRLAAAGVHPLSPEAGFEALSRVLGRQEVQVAVVSGTDEFLGRIGVPAAGADVRQQPATATATATAATPEAGSSWRAAAADEILAVLREVAGIRPEELAPDDLLSRFGFDSITYTRLSSRMNARWDLDLTPATFFGVATADDLIGKILQHHGAALAGHWSVDAPPGAPASDGTPAPDPAPAAEPARAPEPARGQAVAAEDFPAASVRAAAPAPVTGEPVAVAIVGMAGMLPGSDDLDAFWEHLTAGDDLVGEIPADRWDWRRLYGEPTPGEFRTTAKWGGFLPRVDLFDPQFFGISPHEAVAMDPQHRLVLEAAWSAIENAGIRPSALAGTDTGVFIGSSTYDYFELQHALGVPLDGYSTVGRAHAIMSNRVSYLLDLHGPSETIDTACSSSLVAVHRAAEAIRGGDCEVALAGGVNVIASPTLFVDMSQADMLSPDGRCRTFDARANGIVRAEGVGVVVLKRLDAAIADGDVIHAVLRGSAVNHGGRTNSLTAPNPDAQAACIVKAHRRAGVDPRTVGYVETHGTGTELGDPVEVEGLKSAFGELYADHGAAPGRPHVVLGAVKTNTGHLEAAAGVTGLIKALLAMRHGSIPGNVHLEKLNPHLRLDGSPLCLPSGNEPWIRVRTADGAEAPLRAGVSSFGLGGVNAHLVVEEYREAPARPTAGERLFVLSAKTPERLRDYAVRLARWVADHEDVDPAALAHTLSTGREAFPERLAVVADSPRALVAALEAWQAGGPVPGVFAGDGKDATTALLLDGPEGGRYLRAVVDAGRLDKVARLWVGGAPIDWAELWPGTAPRRVPAPTYPFARESYWLTPGARFDALQAAEAGLIADTAAEADADTAEADADTAAEAGPLTRAGSETATGVVAPARTPAVVATPAPERPAEAGAPAGDDAEGAVRTHVRGLLAAHLGMRPERLPLDRALSDAGVDSLGLRRLSRRLGADYQVEVPTRMFGVAQTVRAVARAVFEAYGPLPAPQEQPQPQPQTQKQDQEPDPAPAPAADQVAALLAGLRDGTVRVDDALAVLEGGAGR, from the coding sequence CTGCGCGTCCAGCGCGAGAGCGAGCCGTGGCCCGCCGGAGCCGCCGGTGGCCCGCGCCGCGCCGGAATCAGCGCGTTCGGCGCGGGCGGGTCCAACGCCCACGTCATCGTCGAGGAGTTCCAGCAGCAGACGCCGGCCACCGAGGGCGCCTCCACCGCGGGACCGCAGGTGGTGCTTCTCTCCGCCCGCACCCCGCAGGCGCTGCGCGAGCTCGCCGAGCGGTACGCGGAGCCGACGGCGGGCGACCCGCTCGACGCGGTGGCCGACGTGGCCGAAGCGGCCGGTCTCGCCGGCGCCGACCCGGAGGCCGAGCTCGACGAACTCGGCCTGGACGTCGCCGACCTGCGCAGGCTCGCGCGGGTCCTCGCCGACCGGTTCCCGGGACGGGCCCCGCACGTCGACGCCCGTTCCACCCTCGCCGGTCTCGCCGAGGCCGTCTCGGCGGGCGCCGGACGGGAGGCCTCGCTGGCCGACATCGCGTACACGACGCAGATCGGCCGGGAACCGCTGGAGGAGCGGCTCGCCGTGGTCGCCTCCGACACGGCCGGACTCCGCACCGCCCTCCACGCCTTCCTCGCCGGCTCGCCGGCGCCGGGCCTCCACCGGGGCACCGTCAGCGGACAGCGGCCCGCCGGCGACCCGCTTGCGGCGGGCCCGCTCCCGGCCGACCCGTCCGCGTGGGCGCGCAGCTGGGCGGAGGGCGCCGCGCCCGACTGGCGCGCCCTGCACCGCGACCGGCAGCCGCGCAAGGTGGAGCTGCCGCAGTACCCGTTCGCCCGCGTGCGGTGCTGGGTCGACGTACCGGCCCCGCGGCCGGCGGCCCTTCCGTCCGCCGGGGCCGCTGCCGAGCCCCGCGTCGAGACGCTCCCGCTGGACGTCCCCACCTGGGAGGCCGTCCCGGCGCCCACCGCGCCGCCGGCGCCGGACGGTGCCGTCGTGGTGCTCCACGCCCCCGCCCGCGCGGGCCTGGCCCGCGAGCTGGCCGCCCGTCACGAGGGCGCCGTTCTCGCCGAACTGGGCACACAGCTCGGGGTGACACCCCGTCTGGTCTACGTCCTGACCGGGCCCACCGACACCACCGACACCACCGACACCACCGCGGACGAGGCGGGGCGGGTCGCACGCGCCGAGGACGCGGGCGTCAAGGCCCTCGCCCCGTACGCCCGGGCCTGGTCCCGCGAGCACACCCTCGACTGGGTGATCGTCACCACCGGCGCCGCCGCCCCGCCCGGCCGCTCCGTCACCGACCCCTACGCCGCCGGGATCACCGGCTTCGCCCGGGTCATGGAGAACGAGCACCGGGGCTGGTCCGTCGCCTGCGTCGACCTCGACCCCGCCCACGCGTCCGCCGCCCTCCTGGCGCCCGAGCCCCGGGGGACGCGCGTCGCGTACACCGGAACCGTTCGCCACACCCAGGTCCTGCGGCCCGCCCCGGCCGCCGACGGGCCCGTCCCGCTGCGCCGGGGCGGCACCTACGTGATCGTCGGTGGCGCCCGGGGCATCGGCCTGGCCATCGCCCGCCGCCTCGTCGAGGACTGGGACGCCCATGTGGTGCTCGTCGGTCGCAGCGAGCTTGCCGACCCCGCCCTCGGGGGCCGGATCCGCTACGCCCGCGCCGACGCCACCGACCCCGGCCGGCTGGCGGCCGTACTCGACGAGGCGGGCCCGGTGCACGGCGTCGTCCACGCGGCGCTGGTACGGCGCGACCGGCTGGTGCGCGACCTCACGGACACGGACCTCGCACAGAGTCTGGCGGCCAAGTCCGGCGTCGCCGCGGCCCTGGCCGACGCCCTGCGCGGACGGAACCCGGACTTCCTGGTGTTCTTCTCCTCCGCCCAGTCGTTCCTCGGCGACCCCGGCCTGGCCAACTACGCCGCCGGCTCCACCTTCCTCGACGCCTACGCCCACGCGCTCGACGCCCGCCTGCCCTACCCGGTGCGCGCCGTCGACTGGGGCTTCTGGGGCACCGTAGGGGCAGTGGCCGACGACACCCACCGGGACCGCCTGACCGCGGCCGGCTTCCGGTCCATCACACCCCGGTCGGGCTTCGCCGCGCTCGTCGAGACGCTCCGGCGGCCGGCGCCCCAGAGCGTCGTCGTGCCCGGCACCGAGGCCCTGCGCGAGCGCATGGCAGCGAACAGGAAAACGGAGAGCACCGACGTGACGCCCACCAGCGGGCGGCCGAACGCCGCCGACCTGCGCGTGGTGGAGGACTTCCACGCGCTCGACCGACAGATGACCCGCATCGCGGGCGGGGCCCTGCTCGCCCTGCTCGACGACCTGGGAACCTGGCACGGCCCCGACCCCGACGCGGACGAGGTACTGCGCCGGGTGGGCGTCACCCCCCGGTACGAACGCCTCCTGCGCACCGTGCTCGACGCGCTCGTCGGCGACGGCCTGCTCACGGCCGACGCCGGACGCCTGCGCCCGGCCCCGGACGCCCTGGCCGGCGCCCGTGCGGGCGGACACCTCGGGCAGCTCGCCGCCCTCGCCGACGCGCACCCCGAGTCCGCCGTCTTCGTACGGCTGCTGGCCCTGTGCCTGGAGCGCTACCCGGAGCTGCTCCGGGGCGAACTCCTCGCCACCGACCTGCTGTTCCCCTCCTCCGGCACCTCGCTCATGGAACGCGTGTACCGCGGCAATCCCATCAGCGACCTCTACAACGACCTGCTCACCCGCCGCCTCGTCGCGCACGTGGAGGAACGCCTCGCCGGCCTGCCCGCCGACGCCACCGTCCGCATCCTGGAGGTCGGATCGGGCACCGGCGGCACCTCCGCCGGGCTCCTGCGCGCCCTCGCACCGTACGGCGGCCGGCTCGCATACTGGTACACCGACCTGTCGGTGACCTTCCTGGCCCACGGCAGGCAGGAGTTCGGCGCCCGGTACCCCTTCCTGCGGTTCAAGCGCCTCGACCTGGACACCGACCCCGTCGTCCAGGGCTTCGACGAGGGCGGCTTCGACCTCGTGGTCGGCGCCAACGTCCTGCACGCCACCTCGGACGTCGGCCGTGCCCTGCGCCACCTGCGACGGGTCCTGCGCACCGGAGGCGAACTGCTGCTCAACGAGCTGACGACGGTCACCCTGTCCGGCACGCTCACCTACGGGCTGTTCGACGGCTGGTGGGCCCACGGTGACACCGGCCTGCGCCTGCCCGGCTCTCCGCTGCTGGACGTTTCCGGCTGGACCGGAGTGCTCGGCGAGGCCGGGTACGAGGCGGTGACGGCCTCCCCGGACTCCGCCCGCACCACCCGCAACTTCCAGCACGTCCTGGTGGCCAGGGCGGCGGCCGGCGCCACCGCACCCGCCGGCACGCGGGCGACGGGGACCACGCCGGCCACCGGATCCACACAGGTCACAGGAACCGGACAGGCCACAGGGGCCGCCACGGCCGCCTTCACCGACACGCTGCTGGACCTGACCTCGGACGCCTCGGGCATCCCCGTCGGCGAACTCGACCTCGACCGGCAGATCGGGGACTACGGCTTCGACTCGGTCAGTTACAACCTCCTCGCCAGCCGGCTCAACGAGGCCCTCGACCTGGACGTGACGCCCGCGCTCTTCTACGAGACCCCCACCCTGCGGGCCCTCGCCGACCGTCTCGCACGCGACCACCGCACGGCGCTGCCCGCCACGGCGCTGCCCGCACCCCGGGCCCCGGAGGACCGGCCCGCCACGGCTTCGGCCGCGCGCCCCGTCGACCCGGAGGCGATCGCCGTCATCGGCATGAGCGGACGGATGCCCGGCAGCGCCGACCTCGGCGAGTTCTGGGACCACCTGGTGGACGGGGACGACCTGGTCACCGACGTCCCCGCGGACCGCTGGGACCGCCACGCGCTCCCGGAGGGCGTACACGCGGGCCGTGGCGGCTTCATCCACGACGTCGACCGCTTCGACCCCCTCTTCTTCGGCATCTCCCCGCACGAGGCCGAAGGCATGGACCCCCAGCAGCGACTGGTGCTGGAAGGGGTGTGGACGGCACTGGAGGACGCGGGCCTGGCGCCGGGCAGCCTCGCGGGAGCCGACGTCGGACTGTTCGTCGGGGCGGGATCGAGCGACTACGACGAGATCCGCAAGGCCGCCGGCCTGGCGGTCGACGCGCACGCCGCCACCGCCACCGCGCACTCCATCCTGGTCAACCGGGTCTCCTACCAACTCGACCTGCACGGGCCGAGCGAACCGGTCAACACCGGCTGCTCCAGCTCCCTGGTCGCCATCCACCGGGCCGCCGAGTCCATCCGCTCGGGCGAGTGCGACATCGCCGTGGCCGGCGGGGTCAACCTGGTGCTGTCCCCGCACAACCACGTCCTCCTCAGCAGCACGGGCATGCTGAGCCCGACCGGACGGTGCCGGACCTTCGACGCCCGCGCGGACGGCTTCGTACGCGGCGAGGGCTACGGCTTCGTGGTGCTGGCCCGAGCCGAGCGGGCCCAGGGCCGTCAGGTCCGGGCCTGGCTGCGCGGCAGCGCCGTCAACCACGGGGGCCGGGCCCGGTCCCTGACCGCGCCCAACCCGGCCGCCCAGGCGGCGATGATCGTACGGGCCCACGAGCGTGCCGGAACCGACCCGGCCACCCTGGGCTACCTGGAGACGCACGGCACCGGCACGGAGCTCGGCGACCCGGTGGAGATCAACGGCCTGCGGCTGGCCTTCGACGAACTGCTGAGCCGCCGGGGCACGCCCCCGCCGGCCGAGCCGTACTGCGCCATCGGAGCGGTCAAGGCCAACATCGGCCACCTGGAATCCGCTGCCGGCGCCGCCGGAGTGATCAAGGTGCTCCTCGCGATGGAGCACGGCGTGCAGCCGCCGCTGGCCGGACTGCGGGAACAGAACCCGCACCTGCGCCTCGACGGCAGTCCCTTCCAGCTGCTCCGTTCGGCGCGGGCCTGGCCGCTGCCGGCCGCCGGGCCGCGCCGCGCGGGCGTCAGCTCCTTCGGCTACGGGGGCGTCAACGCCCACGTCGTCCTGGAGGAGGCCGGAGCCGCGCCCGAGGTGCGGCGGCCGCACGGCCCCTGGGTGTTCCCGCTGTCCGCACGCACCCCGCACGCCCTGCGCCGGTACGCGGCCGCACTGCTCGCGGCCGTCGAACGGGCGGACCGGACACCGGAACTGGCCGACGTGGCACACACCCTCCAGCACGGCCGCGACGCGATGGCCGAGCGGCTCGCGGTCACCGCTGCCGACCGGTCCACGCTCGTCGCCGCCCTGAAGGCCGCCGCCGACGGCGCCGACCACTCCGCGCTGGCCCGGCCCGCGGGCGGGACGGACGCCGACCGCTGGGTGGCCGGAGACGCGGTCGACTGGCCGGCGGGCGGGGTCTCGATCCCCCTGCCCACCTACCCGTTCGAACGCCGCCGGTGCTGGGTCGCCCCCGTGGCGTCCCCCGGTCCGGAGGCGGACGCCGCTGCCCCGGCGGCAGCGGTCCCGGTCCCGGCGAGCACGGCCACGGCGTCGGCGCCCCCGGTCCGGGCGGGTGCCTACGCCCCGCGCCGGCAGCCCGTCGCCGACGTGGCCCTGCGCGGGCCGGTCACCGGCCCGGTCTGGGTGCTCGGCCCCGCCGAACTGCCGGGGGCCGAGGTCCACCGGATCGGCGCGGCGCCGCTGGAGTCCCTGCCGACCCCCGTCGCGGTCCACGCCGTGGTCGAGGGCGAGCGCGGGGTCCTCGACCTCTTCCGGATCGTCCACCACCTCCAGGCACGCCCCGGAGCGGGCGGCGAACTCGCGCTGACCGTCGTGACCCGCGCCGCGACCGACCCGGCGTCGGCCGCGGCACTGGGCCTCGCCCGGTCGGTGCGGAGCGAGTGCGAGCGCTGGCGGGTGGCCACCGTCGACATCGGCCCCGAGGACCCGACGGCGGTCCCCGTCGCCACCCCCGGCGACTACGCACTGCAGGCCGGCCGCTGGTACCGGGAGGTGCTCCAGCCCGTCGACGCGACGGCCGGGGCCGCGCCCGTCCTGCGCGAGGGCGGTACGTACGTGATCGTCGGCGGGACCGGCGACGTCGGTCTGGACATCGCCGAGCAGCTCGTGCGGCGTCACCGCGCCAGGGTCGTCCTCGTCGGGCGCTCCGCGCCGGACGTGGACCGGGCGGCCCGGATCAGGGCCCTCGACCCCTCGGGCACCCGGGTGGAGGTCCACCGGGCGGACGCCTGCGAACCGGGCCGGATACGCGCCGTGCTCGACCGGGTGGGCGTCGTCCACGGGGTCCTGCACTCGGTGACCGTTCCGAGCGACCGGTCGCTGGCGGCCATGGACGAGGAGTGGTTCCTGCGCGCCATGGCGGCGAAGAGCCGCACCACCGAGGCCCTCGCCGAGGCGCTGGGCGACCGGCGGCCGGACTTCCTGGCGCTGTTCTCCTCGGTGCAGTCCTTCCTCGGCAACCCCGGCCAGGCGGCCTACGCGGCCGGGTGCACCGCCCAGGACGCCATCGGCCGCGCGCTCGCCGCGCGGCTCCCCTACCCCGTCCGCGTCGTGAACTGGGGGGCCTGGTCGGGCTCCGCCCTCACCGAGCGCCACCTGGGCCGGCTGGCCGCGGCAGGGGTCCACCCGCTCTCGCCGGAGGCGGGATTCGAAGCGCTGAGCCGGGTGCTCGGCCGACAGGAGGTTCAGGTGGCAGTGGTCTCGGGCACGGACGAGTTCCTCGGCCGGATCGGTGTCCCGGCGGCCGGTGCGGACGTACGGCAGCAGCCTGCGACCGCGACCGCGACCGCGACCGCGGCCACGCCCGAGGCCGGGTCTTCCTGGCGCGCCGCGGCGGCCGACGAGATACTGGCCGTCCTGCGCGAGGTGGCCGGCATCCGGCCCGAGGAACTCGCGCCGGACGACCTGCTCAGCCGGTTCGGCTTCGACTCGATCACGTACACGAGGCTGAGCTCCCGGATGAACGCGCGCTGGGACCTCGACCTGACCCCGGCCACGTTCTTCGGCGTGGCCACCGCCGACGACCTGATCGGCAAGATCCTCCAGCACCACGGAGCGGCTCTCGCGGGGCACTGGAGCGTGGACGCACCGCCCGGAGCCCCGGCATCCGACGGGACCCCGGCGCCCGACCCTGCTCCGGCAGCCGAACCTGCCCGCGCGCCCGAACCTGCCCGCGGGCAGGCCGTGGCCGCGGAGGACTTCCCGGCCGCCTCCGTGCGGGCCGCCGCCCCGGCGCCCGTCACCGGCGAGCCCGTCGCCGTCGCCATCGTCGGCATGGCCGGAATGCTCCCCGGCTCGGACGACCTGGACGCGTTCTGGGAGCACCTGACGGCGGGCGACGACCTCGTCGGCGAGATCCCGGCCGACCGCTGGGACTGGCGCCGCCTGTACGGGGAGCCGACACCCGGGGAGTTCCGCACGACGGCGAAGTGGGGAGGGTTCCTGCCCAGGGTCGACCTGTTCGACCCGCAGTTCTTCGGCATCTCCCCCCACGAGGCCGTGGCGATGGACCCGCAGCACCGGCTCGTGCTGGAGGCGGCCTGGAGCGCGATCGAGAACGCCGGCATCCGGCCGTCCGCGCTCGCCGGCACCGACACGGGCGTCTTCATCGGCAGCAGCACCTACGACTACTTCGAGCTCCAGCACGCCCTCGGCGTCCCGCTCGACGGCTACAGCACGGTGGGCAGGGCCCACGCGATCATGTCCAACCGGGTCTCGTACCTGCTGGACCTGCACGGCCCCAGCGAGACCATCGACACCGCCTGCTCCTCCTCGCTCGTCGCCGTGCACCGGGCGGCCGAGGCGATCCGCGGCGGCGACTGCGAGGTCGCGCTGGCGGGCGGCGTGAACGTCATCGCCTCGCCGACGCTGTTCGTGGACATGAGCCAGGCCGACATGCTGAGCCCGGACGGCCGCTGCCGTACCTTCGACGCGCGCGCCAACGGCATCGTCCGTGCCGAGGGCGTGGGCGTGGTGGTGCTCAAGCGCCTCGACGCGGCGATCGCCGACGGCGACGTCATCCACGCCGTCCTGCGGGGCAGCGCCGTCAACCACGGCGGCCGCACCAACTCGCTGACCGCCCCGAACCCGGACGCGCAGGCCGCCTGCATCGTCAAGGCGCACCGCCGCGCCGGTGTGGACCCCCGGACCGTCGGCTACGTCGAGACCCACGGCACCGGCACCGAACTCGGCGACCCCGTCGAGGTCGAGGGCCTGAAGTCGGCCTTCGGGGAGCTGTACGCCGATCACGGCGCGGCACCCGGGCGGCCGCACGTGGTGCTGGGCGCGGTGAAGACCAACACCGGCCACCTGGAGGCGGCCGCGGGCGTCACGGGCCTGATCAAGGCACTGCTCGCGATGCGCCACGGGTCGATCCCCGGCAACGTCCACCTGGAGAAGCTCAACCCGCACCTGCGTCTCGACGGCAGCCCGCTGTGCCTGCCGTCCGGCAACGAGCCGTGGATCCGGGTCCGCACGGCCGACGGGGCCGAGGCACCGCTGAGGGCGGGAGTGAGCTCCTTCGGCCTCGGCGGGGTCAACGCGCACCTGGTGGTGGAGGAGTACCGGGAGGCGCCCGCCCGCCCGACGGCGGGGGAGCGGCTGTTCGTCCTGTCGGCGAAGACCCCGGAGCGGCTGCGCGACTACGCGGTGCGCCTGGCCCGTTGGGTCGCGGACCACGAGGACGTGGACCCGGCGGCCCTGGCCCACACTCTGAGCACCGGCCGGGAAGCCTTCCCCGAGCGTCTCGCGGTCGTCGCCGACTCGCCGCGTGCGCTGGTGGCCGCCCTGGAGGCGTGGCAGGCCGGCGGACCGGTCCCGGGCGTCTTCGCGGGGGACGGCAAGGACGCCACCACCGCCCTGCTGCTGGACGGCCCCGAGGGCGGCCGGTACCTGCGGGCCGTGGTGGACGCGGGCCGACTGGACAAGGTCGCCCGGCTGTGGGTCGGGGGCGCCCCGATCGACTGGGCGGAGCTGTGGCCGGGGACGGCGCCCCGGCGGGTGCCCGCACCGACCTACCCCTTCGCCCGGGAGAGCTACTGGCTCACGCCCGGAGCCCGCTTCGACGCCCTCCAGGCGGCCGAGGCGGGTCTGATCGCCGACACCGCGGCCGAGGCGGATGCGGACACCGCCGAGGCGGATGCGGACACCGCGGCCGAGGCCGGGCCGCTGACCCGTGCCGGATCGGAGACCGCGACCGGCGTCGTGGCCCCGGCGCGGACACCTGCCGTCGTGGCGACGCCCGCGCCCGAGCGGCCGGCCGAGGCCGGGGCTCCCGCCGGAGACGACGCCGAGGGCGCCGTCCGCACGCACGTACGCGGGCTCCTCGCGGCCCACTTGGGCATGCGGCCCGAGCGCCTGCCCCTGGACCGGGCGCTGTCGGACGCGGGAGTGGACTCGCTGGGCCTGCGCCGGCTGAGCCGTCGCCTCGGCGCGGACTACCAGGTGGAGGTGCCGACCCGGATGTTCGGGGTGGCCCAGACGGTACGGGCGGTGGCCCGAGCCGTGTTCGAGGCGTACGGGCCACTGCCCGCGCCCCAGGAGCAGCCGCAGCCGCAGCCGCAGACGCAGAAGCAGGATCAGGAGCCGGACCCCGCCCCCGCACCCGCGGCGGACCAGGTGGCCGCTCTGCTGGCCGGGCTGCGCGACGGAACCGTCCGCGTGGACGACGCGCTGGCCGTACTCGAAGGAGGGGCGGGCCGATGA